From Actinopolymorpha cephalotaxi, one genomic window encodes:
- a CDS encoding putative leader peptide — translation MTGRYFWRRLHVDLRRQASCACRYCPAL, via the coding sequence ATGACCGGACGGTACTTCTGGCGGCGCCTGCACGTCGATCTGCGACGGCAGGCCAGCTGTGCGTGTCGGTACTGCCCAGCGCTGTAG
- a CDS encoding TOBE domain-containing protein — MTAFRISEAAELLGVSNDTVRRWVDAGRLAADRDGQGHRVVAGQDLAAFARAQAGEPDADGTGFSSARNRLRGIVTAVAKDTVMAQVDIQAGPFRVVSLMSREAVDELGLEVGSVAVAVIKSTNVVVERGGRS, encoded by the coding sequence GTGACAGCGTTCCGGATCAGTGAGGCCGCCGAGCTTCTCGGCGTCAGCAACGACACCGTACGTCGCTGGGTGGACGCCGGCCGGCTCGCCGCCGACCGCGACGGGCAGGGGCACCGGGTGGTGGCCGGGCAGGACCTGGCCGCGTTCGCCCGCGCGCAGGCCGGTGAGCCGGACGCCGACGGCACCGGGTTCTCCTCCGCCCGCAACCGGCTGCGCGGCATCGTCACCGCCGTCGCGAAGGACACCGTGATGGCCCAGGTCGACATCCAGGCCGGGCCGTTCCGGGTGGTCTCGCTGATGAGCCGGGAGGCGGTGGACGAGCTGGGCCTGGAGGTGGGTTCGGTCGCGGTCGCGGTGATCAAGTCCACGAACGTCGTGGTCGAACGCGGGGGCAGGTCATGA
- a CDS encoding alpha/beta hydrolase family protein, whose protein sequence is MSYLWYWPDGGWDFAAWKARQSWEPVVSEQSGAADPLPLLPDCAPEERLERWERARSGWQAVSAQMLGSVTDVPPATMVWEHLGDEFVVSPPAPGHAYAMRRLRYSLTDEEWGYAWLLTPSDAAAPRPAVIALHQTTASGKAEVVGLETTGDVSHVQYAAELAARGFVVLAPDAIAFGERQAGHANARYRSAAEFFAAHPDGSVMAKMAFDVSRAVDLLHLLPQADASRIGCIGHSHGAYGTLFAMLAEPRIAAGVVSCGLNLLRRDPSPHRWWSQTALIPRLGLYAPAVEQTPLDFHHWLALVAPRPLMVVAGTRDAIFPDLEEARWLDGVREVYAAYGAESSFVPWVFDGPHTFPPAARHQAYRMLTDALGPTDRRV, encoded by the coding sequence ATGTCGTACCTGTGGTACTGGCCGGACGGAGGCTGGGACTTCGCGGCCTGGAAGGCGCGCCAGTCCTGGGAGCCGGTGGTCAGTGAGCAGTCCGGCGCTGCCGATCCGCTGCCGCTGCTGCCCGACTGCGCACCGGAGGAGCGGCTCGAGCGGTGGGAGCGGGCGCGGTCCGGCTGGCAGGCCGTGTCCGCGCAGATGCTGGGCTCGGTGACCGACGTCCCGCCCGCAACCATGGTGTGGGAGCACCTTGGCGACGAGTTCGTGGTCTCGCCGCCGGCGCCAGGTCACGCGTACGCGATGCGCAGGCTGCGCTACTCGCTGACCGACGAGGAGTGGGGCTACGCCTGGCTGCTCACGCCGTCGGATGCGGCCGCGCCCCGGCCCGCCGTCATCGCCCTGCACCAGACCACGGCGTCCGGCAAGGCGGAGGTGGTCGGCCTGGAGACGACCGGCGACGTGAGCCACGTGCAGTACGCCGCCGAACTCGCCGCCCGGGGATTCGTCGTCCTCGCGCCGGACGCGATCGCGTTCGGGGAACGCCAGGCCGGCCACGCCAACGCGCGCTACCGGTCGGCCGCGGAGTTCTTCGCCGCCCACCCCGACGGCTCGGTGATGGCGAAGATGGCCTTCGACGTGTCCCGGGCGGTCGACCTGCTCCACCTGCTGCCGCAGGCGGACGCGAGCAGGATCGGCTGCATCGGTCACTCCCACGGCGCGTACGGGACGTTGTTCGCCATGCTGGCCGAGCCGCGGATCGCGGCCGGTGTCGTCAGCTGCGGACTGAACTTGCTCCGGCGGGATCCGTCGCCACACCGCTGGTGGAGCCAGACCGCACTGATCCCGCGGCTCGGCCTCTACGCCCCGGCCGTCGAGCAGACCCCGCTGGACTTCCACCACTGGCTGGCGCTGGTGGCGCCCAGGCCGCTGATGGTCGTGGCCGGCACGCGGGACGCGATCTTCCCCGACCTCGAGGAGGCGCGATGGCTGGACGGGGTGCGCGAGGTGTACGCGGCGTACGGGGCGGAAAGTTCGTTCGTCCCCTGGGTTTTCGACGGCCCGCACACCTTCCCGCCCGCCGCCCGGCACCAGGCGTACCGCATGCTCACCGACGCACTCGGCCCCACCGACCGGCGGGTGTGA
- a CDS encoding glycoside hydrolase family 43 protein, translating into MPQDPSSPFTGRLSRRALLAVSGGAAAAVFMGDTANAESRGYQNPVEPTNHPDPAVLFADGAFYLYSTAGRMGAMPVLTSPDLVDWTEVGNGMPVIASWSVSGRHWAPEVMRVGDRYHSYYTARRADNGQQAVSVSVSDSPAGPFVDHRSAPLVGQADEGGSIDASPFRDTDGSLWLLWKNDGNAVGLPSYIYLQRLTDGGLELQGEPQRIIGMDQPYEKYTIEGASVIVYQGAYYCFYSTGEYWNDSYGVCWATAPKVTGPWTKQGNGPILSGNDVASGPGHGMPIKVGPHWWYVYHAWEPDGQPSGRLVWLSWLKFGDDGPVIDGPRVENPFGPAVPRRS; encoded by the coding sequence ATGCCGCAGGATCCCTCGTCCCCGTTCACCGGCCGGCTGAGCCGACGCGCCCTGCTGGCGGTCTCCGGCGGTGCCGCCGCGGCAGTCTTCATGGGTGACACCGCCAACGCGGAGTCTCGCGGATACCAGAACCCCGTCGAGCCGACGAACCATCCCGACCCGGCGGTGCTGTTCGCCGACGGCGCCTTCTACCTGTACTCCACCGCCGGCAGGATGGGCGCGATGCCGGTGCTGACCTCGCCCGACCTGGTCGACTGGACAGAGGTCGGCAACGGGATGCCGGTGATCGCGAGTTGGTCGGTGTCCGGCCGGCACTGGGCGCCGGAAGTGATGCGGGTAGGGGATCGTTACCACTCCTACTACACCGCCCGCCGGGCCGACAACGGACAGCAGGCGGTGTCGGTGTCGGTTTCGGACTCACCCGCCGGTCCGTTCGTCGACCACCGCTCCGCGCCGCTGGTCGGCCAGGCCGACGAGGGCGGCAGCATCGACGCGTCGCCGTTCCGCGACACCGACGGATCGCTGTGGCTGTTGTGGAAGAACGACGGCAACGCGGTCGGCCTCCCGTCGTACATCTACCTGCAGAGGCTGACCGACGGCGGCCTGGAGCTCCAGGGCGAGCCGCAGCGGATCATCGGCATGGACCAGCCGTACGAGAAGTACACGATCGAGGGCGCTTCGGTGATCGTGTACCAGGGCGCCTACTACTGCTTCTACTCCACGGGTGAGTACTGGAACGACAGCTACGGCGTCTGCTGGGCAACGGCTCCGAAGGTCACCGGACCCTGGACCAAGCAGGGCAACGGGCCGATCCTGTCGGGCAACGACGTGGCGTCCGGGCCCGGGCATGGCATGCCGATCAAGGTCGGGCCGCACTGGTGGTACGTCTACCACGCCTGGGAGCCCGACGGTCAGCCCTCCGGTCGGCTCGTCTGGTTGTCCTGGTTGAAGTTCGGCGACGACGGGCCGGTCATCGACGGACCGCGCGTGGAGAACCCGTTCGGCCCCGCCGTCCCCCGCCGCAGTTGA
- a CDS encoding ADP-ribosylglycohydrolase family protein has protein sequence MHDAIDLRDLAEWELRQLRETGFDVGEEERRLAELADGSAAELGALLDDLAKKEATGDRAGWSYVEPTDWDELTATLTQPKPSAPPTGDDLANRIHGAWLGRVAGNMLGKPVESGDHWTPEHLRSYLELANAWPLEDYIPLMDPVPEGYRILPNASQTTRGNVHGSSRDDDVDYTVLGLHLLEQHGIDLTPHHVADAWRLLLPLHQTYTAERVAYRNLAIGLRAPTTAVYRNPYREWIGAQIRGDAFGYVFPGDPASAARLAYQDAVLSHVANGVYGEMWAAAVVAAAFTAGSAREALEVSCGVVPPESRLAEALRDVLDLHARGLTWEAARAEIGQRYGHYGWVHTINNAAVVAAGLLWGDGDFTRTIALTVLGGWDTDSNGATAGSVAGALVGAAAIPAHWVDPLEDRLRSALFGFDGSRISDLAARTTRLAERFRAG, from the coding sequence ATGCACGACGCGATCGACCTGCGCGACCTCGCCGAGTGGGAGCTCCGCCAACTCCGCGAGACCGGGTTCGACGTGGGCGAGGAGGAGCGCCGGCTGGCCGAACTCGCCGACGGCAGCGCGGCCGAACTCGGCGCGCTGCTGGACGACCTGGCGAAGAAGGAGGCCACCGGCGACCGCGCCGGGTGGTCCTACGTCGAGCCCACCGACTGGGACGAGCTGACCGCGACGCTCACTCAGCCGAAGCCGTCCGCGCCGCCCACCGGTGACGACCTCGCCAACCGCATCCACGGCGCGTGGCTGGGACGGGTCGCCGGAAACATGCTGGGTAAGCCGGTCGAGTCCGGTGACCACTGGACGCCCGAGCACCTGCGCTCCTACCTCGAGCTCGCCAACGCGTGGCCGCTGGAGGACTACATCCCGCTGATGGATCCGGTGCCCGAGGGATACCGGATCCTGCCGAACGCCTCCCAGACCACGCGCGGGAACGTGCACGGCAGCTCACGCGACGACGACGTGGACTACACGGTGCTCGGGCTGCACCTTCTCGAACAACATGGCATCGATCTCACACCGCACCACGTGGCGGACGCGTGGCGCCTGCTGCTGCCGCTGCACCAGACCTACACCGCCGAACGCGTGGCCTACCGCAACCTGGCGATCGGCCTGCGCGCACCGACGACGGCCGTCTACCGCAACCCGTACCGCGAGTGGATCGGCGCGCAGATCCGCGGCGACGCGTTCGGCTACGTGTTCCCCGGTGACCCCGCGTCGGCGGCCCGGCTCGCCTACCAGGACGCCGTGCTGTCCCACGTCGCGAACGGTGTGTACGGCGAGATGTGGGCGGCGGCGGTGGTGGCCGCCGCGTTCACCGCGGGCTCGGCCCGGGAGGCGCTGGAGGTGTCGTGCGGCGTGGTGCCGCCGGAGTCCCGGCTGGCCGAGGCGTTGCGCGACGTGCTGGACCTGCACGCCCGCGGGCTGACCTGGGAGGCCGCACGCGCCGAGATCGGGCAGCGGTACGGCCACTACGGCTGGGTGCACACGATCAACAACGCCGCCGTGGTCGCCGCCGGGCTGCTGTGGGGCGACGGCGACTTCACCCGGACGATCGCGCTGACCGTGCTCGGCGGCTGGGACACCGACTCCAACGGAGCGACCGCGGGGTCCGTGGCCGGCGCCCTGGTGGGTGCCGCCGCGATCCCGGCGCACTGGGTCGATCCGCTGGAGGACCGGTTGCGCAGTGCGCTGTTCGGCTTCGACGGGTCGCGCATCTCCGACCTCGCCGCGCGTACGACCCGGCTGGCCGAACGCTTCCGCGCCGGTTGA
- a CDS encoding ABC transporter substrate-binding protein: MASTSAPSRRDVLRLSAVTAVAATLSACSSAGEGGGSGGAGDKAAGKTPAAAGKGSLTKPPKVPGTLKEAPALAKRVRAGDLPPLAKRLPEQPYVVPHRWLSPGKYGGGLLMIGTSTEDGSNKEFMYGHSLLRWLNDGLDIGPGLVHSWEPNADSTEWTLHFRRGMRWSDGEPWTTADIMYWWQDLVLNKEHPEVPPDDVRSGTDTLAKFTAPDDHTLVLTFDAPAPVLPERLAAWVNRGNGATWMQPRHYVSRFHPKYNKAITGKAWFNTHDDKANWATNPDCPTMTGWRLATYREGRAVTFERNPYYWAVAPDGCQLPYLDTLTFTTVVDPQVRKLQVTEGKVDYCHGPFVGIGLPDVSSLKQSSKRSGMQVHLWNSGSGTGTLFFFNYDHPDEKLRTLIRKPAFRQALSHAYDREEVRKSVYFNTGEKTTGTTHPTAYEYLVDDTGRKTYARWRDSYLTYDPEKAKSMLDELGVVDRDGDGKRELPDGSRLRITLDYPADTDRTNIVKNDVIKKNWRAVGVDTELNPVPPTTFGERWDAGRLMSYTTWEVSDTPLIYPAPVVPVPPAHWAPLHAQGFALQTADPGKLKAQAGEDPWKRQPPWLLAEPDTPIDRLWKLYRKGRVETDRMNQVRLLWEIYKVHIEDGPFLMGCVADAPQVTVVHKDLRNVPARESLAAGGWVNAWTHPTPAVYDPEAFYWANPDQHT, encoded by the coding sequence TTGGCATCGACAAGTGCACCCAGTCGCCGGGACGTCCTGCGCCTGTCCGCCGTCACGGCGGTCGCCGCCACCCTCTCCGCCTGCTCGTCGGCGGGGGAGGGCGGCGGCTCGGGCGGAGCCGGCGACAAGGCGGCCGGGAAGACCCCGGCGGCGGCAGGTAAGGGCTCGTTGACAAAGCCGCCGAAGGTTCCGGGCACGCTGAAGGAGGCCCCGGCGCTGGCGAAGCGGGTGCGGGCCGGCGACCTGCCACCGCTGGCGAAACGCCTTCCCGAGCAGCCCTACGTAGTACCCCACCGGTGGTTGTCGCCGGGGAAGTACGGCGGTGGCCTGCTGATGATCGGCACCAGCACCGAGGACGGGTCGAACAAGGAGTTCATGTACGGCCACTCGCTGCTGCGGTGGCTCAACGACGGGCTCGACATCGGCCCGGGTCTGGTGCACAGCTGGGAGCCGAACGCCGATTCCACCGAGTGGACCCTGCACTTCCGCAGGGGCATGCGCTGGTCCGACGGCGAGCCGTGGACGACCGCCGACATCATGTACTGGTGGCAGGACCTGGTGCTGAACAAGGAGCACCCGGAGGTGCCGCCGGACGACGTGCGGTCGGGCACGGACACGCTGGCGAAGTTCACCGCGCCCGATGACCACACGCTGGTGCTCACCTTCGACGCGCCCGCACCCGTCCTGCCCGAACGCCTTGCCGCGTGGGTGAACCGTGGCAACGGTGCCACCTGGATGCAGCCCAGGCATTACGTCTCGCGGTTCCACCCGAAGTACAACAAGGCGATCACCGGCAAGGCGTGGTTCAACACCCACGACGACAAGGCCAACTGGGCCACCAACCCGGACTGCCCGACGATGACCGGGTGGCGGCTCGCGACCTACCGCGAGGGCCGCGCGGTGACGTTCGAACGCAACCCCTACTACTGGGCCGTCGCGCCCGACGGCTGCCAGCTTCCCTACCTGGACACGCTCACGTTCACCACCGTGGTCGACCCGCAGGTGCGCAAGCTGCAGGTGACGGAGGGAAAGGTCGACTACTGTCACGGGCCGTTCGTGGGCATCGGCCTGCCGGACGTGTCGTCGCTGAAGCAGTCGTCGAAGCGCAGCGGGATGCAGGTCCACCTGTGGAACTCCGGTTCGGGCACCGGCACGTTGTTCTTCTTCAACTACGACCATCCCGACGAGAAGCTGCGCACGCTGATCCGCAAGCCCGCGTTCCGGCAGGCGCTGTCCCACGCCTACGACCGGGAGGAGGTACGCAAGTCCGTCTACTTCAACACCGGCGAGAAGACCACCGGCACGACCCACCCGACGGCGTACGAGTACCTCGTCGACGACACCGGGCGGAAGACCTACGCACGCTGGCGTGACTCCTATCTGACGTACGACCCGGAGAAGGCGAAGTCGATGCTGGACGAGCTCGGCGTCGTCGACCGGGACGGCGACGGCAAGCGGGAGTTGCCCGACGGCTCCCGGCTGCGGATCACCCTGGACTATCCCGCGGACACCGACCGGACCAACATCGTCAAGAACGACGTGATCAAGAAGAACTGGCGCGCCGTCGGTGTCGACACCGAGCTGAACCCCGTCCCTCCCACGACGTTCGGGGAGCGGTGGGACGCGGGACGGCTGATGTCGTACACCACCTGGGAGGTCAGTGACACCCCGCTGATCTATCCGGCCCCTGTGGTACCGGTCCCACCCGCGCACTGGGCACCACTGCATGCGCAGGGTTTCGCCCTGCAGACAGCGGATCCGGGCAAGCTGAAGGCGCAGGCGGGCGAGGATCCGTGGAAGCGGCAACCACCCTGGCTGCTGGCCGAGCCGGACACCCCGATCGACCGGCTGTGGAAGCTGTACCGCAAGGGCCGGGTCGAGACCGACCGGATGAACCAGGTCCGGCTCCTGTGGGAGATCTACAAGGTGCACATCGAGGACGGGCCGTTCCTGATGGGCTGCGTGGCCGACGCGCCCCAGGTGACCGTCGTGCACAAGGACCTGCGCAACGTGCCGGCCCGGGAGAGCCTCGCCGCCGGCGGCTGGGTGAACGCCTGGACCCACCCGACCCCGGCGGTCTACGACCCCGAGGCCTTCTACTGGGCCAACCCCGACCAGCACACCTGA
- a CDS encoding phosphotransferase, whose product MNEILPGGFHSAPVRRGEVVERRAGPWTRKVHALLRHLRQAGFAQVPTPVAISEDGRAETLRFVEGAGGTYPLNDVQRSDEALVNVALAVRAMHEATDGFVPPDEGSWQVRTSVPTEIDCIGHNDLGPYNIVYRGAEVAAVIDWDFAGPSSRAWDLCYAAHRFVPLSAPRSARAFGWGPVPDQAARLRTFAAAYGGDIPPAQLLDLLVVRLGSIAATIEREVRAGNPAYDRHRDERHTDGYREDIAYILANRATLLG is encoded by the coding sequence GTGAACGAGATCCTGCCCGGCGGGTTCCACTCCGCCCCCGTCCGTAGGGGCGAGGTCGTCGAGCGGCGCGCCGGACCCTGGACGCGCAAGGTGCACGCCCTGCTGCGCCACCTGCGGCAGGCCGGGTTCGCCCAGGTGCCCACGCCGGTCGCGATCAGCGAGGACGGCCGGGCCGAGACCCTCCGCTTCGTCGAGGGTGCTGGCGGCACCTATCCACTGAACGACGTCCAGCGCTCCGACGAGGCGCTTGTCAACGTCGCGTTGGCAGTCCGCGCGATGCACGAGGCGACGGACGGATTCGTCCCGCCCGACGAGGGTTCCTGGCAGGTTCGTACCAGCGTTCCCACCGAGATCGACTGCATCGGCCACAACGACCTGGGGCCGTACAACATCGTCTATCGAGGCGCCGAGGTCGCCGCCGTCATCGACTGGGACTTCGCCGGCCCGTCGTCGCGGGCCTGGGATCTCTGCTACGCCGCGCACCGCTTCGTACCGCTGTCCGCCCCACGCTCCGCGCGCGCGTTCGGATGGGGTCCGGTGCCGGACCAGGCGGCGCGGCTGCGGACGTTCGCGGCGGCGTACGGCGGAGACATCCCGCCCGCCCAGCTGCTGGACCTGCTGGTCGTCCGGCTGGGGTCGATCGCCGCCACGATCGAACGCGAGGTGCGGGCCGGCAATCCCGCGTACGACCGGCACCGCGACGAGCGGCACACCGACGGCTACCGCGAGGACATCGCGTACATCCTGGCCAACCGTGCGACGCTGCTCGGCTGA
- a CDS encoding MFS transporter: MTDLAGNTRVQSRGEETGSAAAVVVLCGVQFVDVLGVTVVVTALPRMLADLGGTAAAGTLVVTAYAMFFGGLLMVASRVGDRLGHRRVVLGALALFAVASVLGALAESVWMLASARALQGAAAAASVPCALRLLTTVVPEGPVRRRAVAGWSAAGATAGASGFFVGGVLTEIVSWRAVFWLDIVLAAVLAAAIMGTIPRDHADASGVRVGWRSSLLLIGGAMGVVAGTTMLGEDTWRVLGTVVTALGLLATGGFVMLERRSRHPLVERAAWRTRGLRWGAFGSFFATATTSSSVIVATLYLQDKLGLTPLRAAMLLVSFSILAVVGSALAPRLVAMLGWSRSMGAGLGIIAAGTLVYAVWPQVAGIGLAAAAGGLGIGITSVAANDMGTTVDVHLKGTAAGVLNTAAQLGAAVGVAAIGLVATATQPRVAWLVVVAFAAGAAVAAAASRVGDRERDPARRVPLRPRP; encoded by the coding sequence GTGACTGATTTAGCCGGTAACACCCGGGTCCAGAGCCGCGGCGAGGAGACCGGGTCCGCTGCGGCCGTCGTGGTCCTGTGCGGGGTGCAGTTCGTCGACGTGCTCGGTGTGACGGTCGTGGTGACGGCGCTGCCACGGATGCTGGCCGACCTCGGTGGGACGGCCGCGGCGGGCACCCTCGTCGTCACGGCGTACGCGATGTTCTTCGGCGGCCTGCTGATGGTGGCCTCGCGGGTCGGTGACCGCCTCGGCCACCGCCGGGTGGTCCTCGGGGCGCTCGCGTTGTTCGCCGTCGCGTCCGTTCTGGGCGCGCTGGCGGAGTCGGTGTGGATGCTCGCCTCGGCGCGGGCGTTGCAGGGCGCCGCGGCCGCCGCGTCGGTTCCGTGCGCGCTGAGGCTGCTGACGACGGTCGTGCCCGAGGGGCCGGTACGCCGGCGCGCGGTCGCCGGGTGGAGTGCGGCCGGTGCCACCGCCGGGGCGTCGGGGTTCTTCGTCGGCGGGGTGCTGACCGAGATCGTGTCCTGGCGGGCGGTGTTCTGGCTGGACATCGTGCTCGCCGCCGTACTGGCCGCCGCCATTATGGGAACGATCCCACGCGACCACGCCGACGCCTCGGGAGTACGCGTCGGCTGGCGGTCGTCACTGCTGCTCATCGGGGGAGCGATGGGAGTCGTGGCCGGTACGACGATGCTCGGTGAGGACACGTGGCGCGTGCTCGGCACCGTGGTGACCGCCCTGGGCCTCTTGGCAACCGGGGGTTTCGTGATGCTCGAACGCCGGTCCCGCCATCCCCTGGTGGAGCGTGCGGCCTGGCGCACTCGCGGACTGCGCTGGGGTGCGTTCGGGTCGTTCTTTGCCACCGCGACGACGAGTTCGTCGGTGATCGTGGCCACGTTGTATCTGCAGGACAAGCTGGGATTGACACCGCTGCGTGCGGCCATGTTGCTGGTGTCGTTCAGCATTCTCGCCGTGGTCGGCTCGGCGCTCGCACCCCGCCTGGTCGCGATGCTCGGCTGGAGTCGCAGCATGGGTGCCGGCCTCGGGATCATCGCCGCGGGCACGCTTGTGTACGCCGTCTGGCCGCAGGTGGCCGGGATCGGTCTCGCCGCCGCGGCCGGCGGTCTGGGGATCGGGATCACCTCGGTGGCCGCGAACGACATGGGCACCACCGTCGACGTACACCTGAAGGGAACCGCGGCCGGGGTGCTCAACACCGCCGCCCAGCTCGGCGCCGCGGTCGGCGTGGCCGCGATCGGGCTGGTCGCCACCGCCACACAGCCGAGGGTCGCGTGGCTGGTGGTGGTGGCATTCGCGGCGGGTGCGGCCGTTGCCGCGGCCGCCAGTAGGGTCGGCGATCGTGAACGAGATCCTGCCCGGCGGGTTCCACTCCGCCCCCGTCCGTAG
- a CDS encoding dicarboxylate/amino acid:cation symporter, which translates to MVDSATETRAPRRRISVPFWAQVLLGLALGLILGGIARGFQVNWLAETLTQIGSIFVQLLKITVVPLIFTAIVASIANLREVRNAARLAGQTLLWFMITSLIAVVIGMTIGLITNPGANSGLTPAGASYKGGSGTWLDFLSGLVPANIFGLTASTETGDGGTTTSLDFNVLQLVVVAAAIGIAALKVGDKAEPFLAFNRSALEIVQKVLWWIIRLAPLGTLGLIGKAIATYGWNLLAPLAVFTVDVYVGCALVLFGVYAILARAHGLSPLKFFSGAWPAIQLAFVSRSSVGTMPLTRQVAIRNLGVPESYASFAVPFGATTKMDGCAAIYPALAAITVAQIFGVPLGIKEYLLIAFVSVFGSAATAGLTGAIVMLTLTLSTLGLPLEGVGLLIAIDPILDMMRTATNVAGQALVPTLVAKREGILDEAIYNSERVDLVNEPDEPQPERERVPATA; encoded by the coding sequence ATGGTCGACTCGGCCACCGAAACCCGCGCGCCCAGACGGCGCATCTCCGTACCCTTCTGGGCGCAGGTCCTGCTCGGCCTGGCGCTCGGCCTGATCCTCGGCGGCATCGCCCGCGGGTTCCAGGTCAACTGGCTCGCGGAGACCCTGACCCAGATCGGTTCGATCTTCGTGCAGTTGCTGAAGATCACCGTCGTACCCCTGATCTTCACCGCGATCGTCGCGAGCATCGCCAACCTCCGCGAGGTCCGCAACGCCGCCCGGCTGGCCGGGCAGACCCTGCTGTGGTTCATGATCACCTCCCTCATCGCGGTGGTCATCGGGATGACGATCGGCCTGATCACCAACCCCGGCGCCAACAGCGGGCTGACCCCGGCAGGAGCGTCCTACAAGGGCGGAAGCGGCACCTGGCTGGACTTCCTGAGCGGCCTGGTCCCGGCCAACATCTTCGGCCTCACCGCGAGCACCGAGACCGGTGACGGCGGAACCACCACGTCGCTGGACTTCAACGTCCTGCAGCTGGTCGTGGTCGCGGCCGCCATCGGCATCGCCGCGCTGAAGGTGGGCGACAAGGCCGAGCCGTTCCTGGCGTTCAACCGTTCGGCTCTGGAGATCGTGCAGAAGGTGCTGTGGTGGATCATCCGCCTCGCGCCGCTCGGCACGCTCGGCCTGATCGGCAAGGCGATCGCGACGTACGGCTGGAACCTCCTCGCCCCGCTGGCGGTGTTCACCGTCGACGTGTACGTCGGTTGCGCACTGGTGCTGTTCGGCGTGTACGCGATCCTCGCCCGGGCACACGGGCTTTCGCCGCTGAAGTTCTTCTCCGGCGCATGGCCCGCGATCCAGCTGGCCTTCGTGTCCCGGTCGTCTGTGGGAACGATGCCACTGACCCGCCAGGTCGCCATCCGCAACCTCGGCGTGCCCGAGTCGTACGCGTCGTTCGCGGTGCCGTTCGGCGCGACCACCAAGATGGACGGCTGCGCGGCGATCTACCCCGCGCTCGCGGCCATCACGGTGGCGCAGATCTTCGGTGTGCCGCTGGGCATCAAGGAGTACCTCCTGATCGCGTTCGTCTCGGTGTTCGGCTCCGCCGCCACCGCCGGGCTCACCGGCGCGATCGTGATGCTGACGCTCACGCTGTCGACGCTCGGCCTGCCCCTCGAAGGCGTCGGCCTGCTCATCGCCATCGACCCGATCCTGGACATGATGCGGACCGCGACCAACGTCGCCGGACAGGCGCTGGTGCCGACCCTGGTGGCCAAGCGGGAAGGCATCCTGGACGAGGCGATCTACAACTCCGAGCGCGTCGACCTGGTCAACGAGCCGGACGAGCCGCAGCCGGAGCGGGAGCGCGTGCCCGCGACGGCCTGA
- a CDS encoding CGNR zinc finger domain-containing protein, which translates to METPTTQLSRPRELPIIGGHLALDFANTVDDPLGPERHDHAATYDDLVAWSTRVETISDTQAGRLRRLARRETGYAARTVERAHDLRDTLNDLFGRIAEDGPGATRTAKDWTRLRPFVTEAMAAATLADHDHDHDHDRGRGRSGPRPASPLLRWAWPASDDLAVILHPVAVAAADLLVGDELHRVSRCARCPWLFLDTSKNHSRRWCDMNDCGKAQKIERYVARRAARRTAGGAKVRPG; encoded by the coding sequence ATGGAAACACCTACGACCCAGCTGTCCCGCCCGAGGGAGCTGCCGATCATCGGCGGCCACCTCGCGCTGGACTTCGCCAACACCGTCGACGACCCGCTCGGGCCGGAGCGGCACGACCACGCCGCGACCTACGACGACCTGGTGGCGTGGTCGACCAGGGTCGAGACGATCAGCGACACCCAGGCCGGCCGACTGCGCCGGCTGGCGCGGCGCGAGACCGGCTACGCCGCGCGAACCGTCGAGCGCGCACACGACCTCCGCGACACCCTCAACGACCTGTTCGGCCGCATCGCCGAGGACGGGCCCGGCGCCACGCGGACCGCGAAGGACTGGACCCGGCTACGCCCGTTCGTCACCGAAGCGATGGCGGCAGCCACCCTGGCCGACCACGACCACGACCACGACCACGACCGCGGCCGCGGCCGCTCCGGCCCGCGCCCCGCGTCACCCCTGCTGCGATGGGCGTGGCCGGCGTCGGACGACCTGGCTGTGATCCTGCACCCGGTCGCGGTCGCCGCGGCCGACCTGCTGGTGGGCGACGAACTGCACCGGGTCTCGCGTTGTGCGCGCTGCCCCTGGCTGTTCCTGGACACCTCGAAGAACCACAGCCGCCGCTGGTGCGACATGAACGACTGCGGCAAGGCGCAGAAGATCGAGCGTTACGTCGCCCGCCGCGCCGCACGCCGCACAGCCGGTGGTGCGAAGGTCAGGCCAGGCTGA